The following coding sequences are from one Streptomyces sp. NBC_01294 window:
- the lysX gene encoding bifunctional lysylphosphatidylglycerol synthetase/lysine--tRNA ligase LysX, with product MSATVEQTRGTRNRFLNRVPDGFGAFFGALGLLCALLSLSPTLRRLLRHVVRFLDLIVVPVSANLAYAVFLFLLAAALGTRKKVAWWIVITYLGLLMVDDVLDMAVGDYWIGVPSMAIAVAATAVLIAARNEFYAASRPGALWHALIVLGLGLLAAVLVGWGLVALFPGTLPRGQWLDWAAKEVFGGLFSARQFDGRPPRPLSFLLGLFGALALLNAAMTLFRSQRLTAALHGDEEPRIRALLGAYGRNDSLGYFATRRDKAVVFAPNGKGAVTYRVEAGVCLASGDPVGDPAAWTPAIDAWLVVARRYGWAPAVMGASEDGATAYARSGLSALQLGDEAILHVAHFDLDGREMRVTRQAVNRVRRTGATTLIRRHSALSEDEMQTIVDRADRWRDTETERGFSMALDRLGDRADGDCLLVEAFDGQGELIALLSFVPWGKDGISLDLMRRDRTAPNGVMEFMVAELCAAAPGLGVRRISLNFAVFRSAFEEGGRIGAGPVLKLWRKLLLFFSRWWQLEALYRSNVKYGPEWYPRFLCYQDAGSLARVSLASGIAEGFVSVPSLRTLWGNGHPKGLTAPVTTEGLPPIDALGLDAVEQEGAGVPVERLPEQVRVRHAKLERIRASGTDPYPVGIAQRTHTVALLKAEHPSHPPGARTGEQATLAGRVMIVRDLGGVVFAVLRDWSGDIQLMLTRDEAGAGVLDSFTSQVDFGDHVLVSGEVGASKAGELSLVVRSWQLTGKCLRPLPDKRKGLADPEARVRRRYLDLVASPEARDVVRARSSAVQALRQGLLDRGYLEVETPMLQQIHGGANARPFRTHINAYDLDLYLRIAPELYLKRLCVGGMEKVFEMGRTFRNEGVSYKHNPEFTMLEAYQAFADYDVMLDLTRELIQGAATAAFGSPIAHKAGPDGKLVVHDISGTWPVKTMYGAIGEALGEEVDADTEEHVLRRLCDRAGVPHAPEDTRGDVVLEMYERLVEERTKLPTFYKDFPTDVSPLTRQHRVDPRLAERWDLVAFGTELGTAYSELTDPVEQRRRLTAQSLLAAGGDPEAMELDNDFLDALEYAMPPTGGLGIGVDRLVMFLTGLTIRETLPFPLVRRG from the coding sequence ATGAGTGCCACCGTGGAGCAGACGCGCGGGACCCGGAACCGCTTCCTGAACCGGGTGCCCGACGGATTCGGCGCGTTCTTCGGAGCGCTCGGCCTGCTGTGCGCGCTCCTCTCGCTCTCCCCGACGCTGCGGCGCCTCCTGCGGCACGTCGTGCGGTTCCTCGACCTGATCGTCGTCCCGGTCAGCGCGAACCTCGCCTACGCGGTCTTCCTCTTCCTGCTCGCCGCGGCCCTCGGCACCCGCAAGAAGGTCGCCTGGTGGATCGTCATCACCTATTTGGGCCTGCTCATGGTCGACGACGTGCTGGACATGGCCGTCGGCGACTACTGGATCGGCGTCCCCTCCATGGCCATCGCCGTCGCCGCCACGGCCGTGCTGATCGCCGCCCGCAACGAGTTCTACGCCGCCTCCCGGCCCGGGGCCCTGTGGCACGCCCTGATCGTGCTCGGCCTCGGCCTGCTCGCCGCCGTCCTCGTGGGCTGGGGGCTCGTCGCCCTCTTCCCCGGCACCCTGCCCAGGGGCCAGTGGCTGGACTGGGCGGCCAAGGAGGTCTTCGGCGGCCTCTTCTCGGCCCGGCAGTTCGACGGCCGCCCGCCCCGCCCGCTGTCCTTCCTGCTCGGCCTGTTCGGCGCCCTCGCCCTGCTGAACGCCGCCATGACCCTCTTCCGCTCCCAGCGCCTGACCGCCGCCCTGCACGGGGACGAGGAGCCCCGCATCCGCGCCCTTCTCGGCGCCTACGGGCGCAACGACTCCCTCGGCTACTTCGCCACCCGCCGCGACAAGGCCGTCGTCTTCGCCCCCAACGGCAAGGGCGCCGTCACCTACCGCGTCGAGGCCGGCGTCTGCCTCGCCAGCGGCGACCCGGTGGGCGACCCCGCCGCCTGGACCCCCGCCATCGACGCCTGGCTGGTCGTGGCCCGCCGCTACGGCTGGGCGCCCGCCGTCATGGGCGCCTCCGAGGACGGCGCCACCGCCTACGCCCGTTCCGGACTGAGCGCGCTCCAGCTCGGCGACGAGGCCATCCTGCACGTCGCCCACTTCGACCTCGACGGCCGCGAGATGCGCGTCACCCGCCAGGCCGTCAACCGGGTCCGCCGGACCGGCGCCACCACCCTCATCCGCCGCCACTCGGCCCTCTCCGAGGACGAGATGCAGACCATCGTCGACCGGGCCGACCGCTGGCGGGACACCGAGACCGAGCGCGGCTTCTCCATGGCCCTGGACCGGCTCGGCGACCGCGCCGACGGGGACTGCCTGCTGGTCGAGGCCTTCGACGGCCAGGGCGAGCTGATCGCCCTGCTCTCCTTCGTCCCCTGGGGCAAGGACGGCATCTCCCTCGACCTGATGCGCCGCGACCGCACGGCCCCCAACGGGGTCATGGAGTTCATGGTCGCCGAGCTGTGCGCCGCGGCCCCCGGCCTCGGCGTGCGCAGGATCTCCCTCAACTTCGCCGTCTTCCGCTCCGCCTTCGAGGAGGGCGGCCGGATCGGCGCCGGACCCGTCCTCAAGCTGTGGCGCAAGCTGCTGCTCTTCTTCTCCCGCTGGTGGCAGCTGGAGGCGCTGTACCGCTCGAACGTCAAGTACGGCCCCGAGTGGTACCCGCGGTTCCTCTGCTACCAGGACGCCGGCTCGCTCGCCCGGGTCAGCCTCGCCTCCGGCATCGCCGAGGGCTTCGTCTCCGTACCCAGCCTGCGCACCCTGTGGGGCAACGGCCACCCCAAGGGCCTCACCGCCCCCGTCACCACCGAGGGGCTGCCCCCCATCGACGCGCTGGGCCTGGACGCCGTCGAGCAGGAGGGCGCGGGAGTCCCGGTCGAACGGCTGCCCGAGCAGGTCCGCGTCCGTCACGCCAAGCTGGAGCGCATCCGGGCGTCCGGCACCGACCCCTACCCGGTGGGCATCGCCCAGCGCACCCACACGGTCGCCCTGCTGAAGGCCGAGCACCCAAGCCACCCGCCCGGTGCCCGGACCGGCGAACAGGCCACCCTCGCCGGACGCGTGATGATCGTGCGCGACCTCGGCGGCGTGGTCTTCGCCGTCCTGCGCGACTGGTCCGGCGACATACAGCTGATGCTCACCCGCGACGAGGCCGGGGCCGGGGTACTGGACTCCTTCACCTCCCAGGTCGACTTCGGCGACCACGTGCTCGTGAGCGGCGAGGTCGGGGCCAGCAAGGCCGGCGAACTGTCCCTCGTGGTCCGGTCCTGGCAGCTCACCGGCAAGTGCCTGCGCCCCCTCCCCGACAAGCGCAAGGGCCTCGCCGACCCGGAGGCCAGGGTCCGGCGCCGCTACCTCGACCTCGTCGCGAGCCCCGAGGCGCGGGACGTCGTACGGGCCCGCTCCAGCGCCGTCCAGGCCCTGCGCCAGGGACTGCTCGACCGCGGCTACCTGGAGGTCGAGACCCCGATGCTCCAGCAGATCCACGGCGGCGCCAACGCCCGTCCCTTCCGCACGCACATCAACGCCTACGACCTCGACCTGTACCTGCGGATCGCGCCCGAGCTGTACCTCAAACGGCTCTGCGTCGGCGGCATGGAGAAGGTCTTCGAGATGGGCCGCACCTTCCGCAACGAAGGCGTCTCCTACAAGCACAACCCCGAGTTCACGATGCTGGAGGCCTACCAGGCCTTCGCCGACTACGACGTGATGCTCGACCTCACGCGCGAACTGATCCAGGGCGCCGCCACCGCCGCCTTCGGCTCGCCCATCGCCCACAAGGCCGGACCGGACGGGAAGCTCGTGGTCCACGACATCTCCGGGACCTGGCCGGTCAAGACCATGTACGGGGCGATCGGCGAGGCCCTCGGCGAGGAGGTCGACGCGGACACCGAGGAGCACGTGCTGCGCAGGCTGTGCGACCGGGCGGGCGTCCCTCACGCCCCCGAGGACACCCGGGGCGACGTGGTCCTGGAGATGTACGAGCGGCTGGTGGAGGAGCGGACCAAGCTCCCCACCTTCTACAAGGACTTCCCCACCGACGTCTCCCCGCTCACCCGCCAGCACCGCGTGGACCCGAGGCTCGCCGAGCGCTGGGACCTGGTCGCCTTCGGCACCGAACTGGGCACCGCCTACTCGGAGCTCACCGACCCGGTGGAACAGCGCCGCCGCCTCACCGCCCAGTCCCTGCTCGCGGCGGGCGGCGACCCGGAGGCCATGGAACTCGACAACGACTTCCTGGACGCCCTGGAGTACGCGATGCCGCCGACGGGCGGCCTGGGCATCGGCGTGGACCGCCTCGTCATGTTCCTCACGGGCCTGACGATCCGAGAGACGCTCCCGTTCCCCCTGGTGCGCCGCGGCTGA
- a CDS encoding sigma-70 family RNA polymerase sigma factor: protein MAPHPPRKEPHVPLSPTLPRTDPEALAELQRDHGRALFGFLLGLTAGDAQRAEDLVQETLVRVWQHPEALESGHDSMRPWLFTVARRLAIDARRARLSRPLEVDPEGLEQAPEPEDAVAGSVTAIDVRRAVGCLGPEHREVLMQVYFRDRSVAEAAAELGIPAGTVKSRTYYALRALKKGLQGYGYGLGA, encoded by the coding sequence ATGGCCCCCCACCCACCCCGGAAGGAGCCACACGTGCCCCTCTCCCCCACCCTCCCGCGCACGGACCCCGAGGCGCTGGCCGAACTCCAGCGCGACCACGGGCGGGCCCTGTTCGGTTTTCTGCTCGGCCTCACGGCCGGGGACGCCCAGCGCGCGGAGGACCTCGTACAGGAGACCCTCGTACGGGTCTGGCAGCACCCGGAAGCCCTGGAGAGCGGGCACGACTCCATGCGGCCCTGGCTGTTCACGGTGGCCCGGCGGCTCGCGATCGACGCCCGGCGGGCCCGGCTGTCACGGCCGCTGGAGGTGGACCCGGAGGGACTGGAGCAGGCGCCCGAACCCGAGGACGCGGTGGCCGGCTCGGTCACGGCGATCGACGTCCGGCGGGCCGTGGGGTGCCTGGGCCCGGAGCACCGCGAGGTGCTGATGCAGGTCTACTTCCGGGACCGGTCGGTGGCCGAGGCCGCCGCCGAGCTCGGCATCCCCGCCGGCACCGTCAAGTCCCGTACGTACTATGCCCTTCGGGCCCTGAAAAAGGGCCTCCAGGGGTACGGGTACGGTCTCGGCGCCTGA
- a CDS encoding CapA family protein translates to MSKRTRPRAVALLSALLLSAAAGCSGSGGSAPARLGESGGPAPSGVAGSPAAKGFTLVASGDVLPHTSVIQRAANDAEGDGYDFRPMFSGVKPVVSAADLALCHMETIYGEEGGPFSGYPAFKSPPDVADGLKDAGYDGCSTASNHTLDDGSAGLRRTLDRFDKVGLKHAGSARTAAEAATVTTYTAGSAKVAHLAYTYDTNGYPLPEGQPWAVNLMKQDKIIADARAARTAGADVVLVSVHWGTEWQTEPDETQLSLGKALTASQTAGRPDIDLILGTHAHIPQPYEKVNGTWIVYGMGDQVAGEMFNYTGARDLRGNYGSIGRFTFAPPAAAGQRWQVTKAEFVPQMMDLSIGRVVHLPDALAKDPGRDDYESARDDISEAVLSRGAAKDGLTMAK, encoded by the coding sequence ATGAGCAAGCGAACCCGGCCGCGGGCGGTCGCCCTCCTGTCGGCCCTCCTGTTGTCCGCCGCCGCCGGATGCTCGGGCAGCGGCGGCTCCGCACCGGCCCGCCTCGGGGAATCCGGCGGACCGGCTCCCTCCGGCGTCGCCGGATCCCCCGCCGCCAAGGGCTTCACCCTGGTCGCGAGCGGCGACGTACTGCCGCACACCTCCGTCATCCAGCGGGCGGCGAACGACGCGGAGGGCGACGGCTACGACTTCAGGCCGATGTTCTCCGGGGTCAAGCCCGTGGTCTCGGCGGCCGACCTGGCCCTCTGCCACATGGAGACCATCTACGGGGAGGAGGGCGGTCCGTTCTCCGGCTACCCCGCCTTCAAGTCCCCGCCGGACGTCGCCGACGGGCTGAAGGACGCCGGGTACGACGGCTGCTCCACGGCCTCGAACCACACGCTCGACGACGGGAGCGCGGGACTGCGCCGTACGCTGGACCGCTTCGACAAGGTCGGCCTGAAGCACGCCGGCTCGGCCCGTACGGCGGCCGAGGCGGCCACGGTGACCACGTACACGGCGGGCTCCGCCAAGGTGGCGCACCTCGCCTACACCTACGACACCAACGGCTACCCGCTGCCCGAGGGCCAGCCGTGGGCGGTCAACCTGATGAAGCAGGACAAGATCATCGCGGATGCGCGGGCGGCCCGTACCGCGGGCGCGGACGTGGTGCTGGTCAGCGTGCACTGGGGCACGGAGTGGCAGACCGAGCCGGACGAGACGCAGCTGTCGCTGGGCAAGGCGCTGACCGCCTCGCAGACCGCGGGCCGGCCCGACATCGACCTGATCCTCGGCACGCACGCGCACATCCCGCAGCCCTACGAGAAGGTCAACGGGACCTGGATCGTCTACGGCATGGGCGACCAGGTCGCGGGCGAGATGTTCAACTACACGGGCGCACGCGACCTGCGGGGCAACTACGGCTCGATCGGCCGCTTCACCTTCGCCCCGCCGGCCGCCGCCGGACAGCGCTGGCAGGTCACCAAGGCCGAGTTCGTGCCGCAGATGATGGACCTGTCCATCGGCCGGGTGGTCCACCTCCCCGACGCCCTCGCCAAGGACCCCGGCCGGGACGACTACGAGAGCGCACGGGACGACATCAGCGAGGCGGTCCTCAGCCGCGGCGCCGCCAAGGACGGACTGACGATGGCCAAGTAG
- a CDS encoding SpoIIE family protein phosphatase, translating into MCHGGSVPTTVSLPDDWPAHPDRSLSLNRMGSFDWDLVAGLMHMDEAALDVFDTPPEDYDGRPESLAPRVPPAEAARLDALVSSALKSGVDSYGAYFRIRCRDGRLRWTHTQGRVLRGPDGRPYRIIGIVRDATEELSHSAERLGLDEERRRQTSVVESTTAALAHARTVQDVIDALGDAHGLERLGSMGMVMGLVEAGRIHLVAEGPDGSFVPGTRYTRIDEQYPMSEVVRSLQPRFLDSAQEFAEDYPALWTKISYMRISAAAYLPLIAQARPIGAIGLLYQDKDGFTQEERNLLVALGSSIAQSLQRAMLLEQEHDLAEGLQQAMLPRRIPEVPGGEIAVRYRSARMGQDIGGDWYDVIPLPGGRVGAVIGDVQGHDTHAAAVMGQLRIVLRAYAAEGHSPGTVMARASVFLHELDTERFATCTYVEADLSTGVLQLVRAGHIDPLLRTRDGDCHRLPVAGGMPLGLSAEFGRLEYPVTTVELDPGETLLLCTDGLVEQPGADLDDGIHLLTSHIRSGPADLQHLADRLCEIVDERGGDDDMALLLLRRRVVAAPRGGGRLQQHVAPGDPEALVAARHMIGAAVRAWGARERADEIELVADELIVNALMHTDGPAIVTLRVLAGHQRRLRVEVEDRSSALPRRREAGEAGVSGRGLMLIDRLADVWGVEPRGGGKCVWCEFVMG; encoded by the coding sequence GTGTGTCATGGTGGATCGGTGCCGACCACCGTATCGCTGCCGGACGACTGGCCCGCACACCCGGACCGGTCGCTCTCGCTCAACCGCATGGGCAGTTTCGACTGGGACCTCGTCGCCGGTCTCATGCACATGGACGAAGCGGCCCTCGACGTCTTCGACACGCCCCCCGAGGACTACGACGGCCGGCCCGAGTCCCTCGCCCCGCGCGTCCCGCCCGCCGAGGCGGCCCGGCTCGACGCCCTCGTCTCCTCCGCCCTCAAGAGCGGGGTGGACAGCTACGGCGCCTACTTCCGCATCCGCTGCCGCGACGGGCGGCTGCGCTGGACGCACACCCAGGGCCGCGTCCTGCGCGGCCCGGACGGGCGCCCGTACCGGATCATCGGCATCGTCCGGGACGCGACCGAGGAGCTCAGCCACTCGGCGGAACGGCTCGGCCTCGACGAGGAACGGCGCCGCCAGACGTCGGTGGTCGAGAGCACCACGGCGGCGCTCGCGCACGCCCGCACCGTGCAGGACGTCATCGACGCGCTCGGCGACGCCCACGGCCTGGAGCGGCTCGGCTCGATGGGCATGGTGATGGGCCTCGTCGAAGCCGGCCGGATCCACCTCGTGGCCGAAGGGCCGGACGGCAGTTTCGTCCCCGGCACCCGCTACACCCGCATCGACGAGCAGTACCCGATGAGCGAGGTCGTCCGCTCGCTCCAGCCGCGCTTCCTCGACTCGGCGCAAGAGTTCGCCGAGGACTATCCCGCGCTCTGGACGAAGATCTCGTACATGCGGATCTCGGCGGCCGCCTATCTGCCGCTCATCGCCCAGGCCCGCCCGATCGGCGCGATCGGCCTGCTCTACCAGGACAAGGACGGCTTCACCCAGGAGGAGCGCAACCTGCTCGTCGCGCTCGGCAGCAGCATCGCGCAGAGCCTCCAGCGCGCCATGCTCCTGGAGCAGGAGCACGACCTGGCCGAGGGCCTGCAGCAGGCCATGCTGCCGCGGCGGATCCCCGAGGTGCCCGGCGGGGAGATCGCCGTACGGTACCGATCCGCCCGGATGGGCCAGGACATCGGCGGCGACTGGTACGACGTCATCCCGCTGCCGGGCGGCCGGGTCGGCGCCGTCATCGGCGACGTCCAGGGCCACGACACGCACGCGGCGGCGGTCATGGGCCAGCTGCGGATCGTGCTGCGCGCGTACGCCGCCGAAGGGCACTCGCCCGGCACGGTCATGGCCCGCGCCTCCGTCTTCCTGCACGAGCTGGACACCGAACGCTTCGCGACGTGCACCTACGTGGAGGCCGACCTCTCGACGGGCGTCCTCCAACTGGTCCGGGCCGGCCACATCGACCCGCTGTTGCGCACCCGGGACGGGGACTGCCACCGGCTCCCGGTGGCCGGCGGGATGCCGCTCGGACTCTCGGCTGAGTTCGGGCGTCTGGAGTACCCGGTGACCACGGTGGAACTGGACCCGGGAGAAACGCTCCTGCTGTGCACCGACGGCCTGGTGGAACAGCCCGGAGCCGATCTCGACGACGGGATCCACCTGCTGACCTCCCACATCCGCAGCGGACCGGCGGACCTGCAGCACCTGGCGGACCGGCTGTGCGAGATCGTCGACGAACGGGGCGGCGACGACGACATGGCGCTGCTCCTGCTGCGCCGCCGGGTGGTGGCCGCCCCCCGGGGCGGCGGCCGCCTGCAGCAGCACGTGGCACCGGGCGACCCGGAGGCCCTGGTGGCGGCCCGCCACATGATCGGGGCGGCGGTGCGCGCGTGGGGCGCGCGGGAACGGGCCGACGAGATCGAACTGGTCGCGGACGAGCTGATCGTGAACGCCCTGATGCACACGGACGGCCCCGCCATCGTCACCCTGCGGGTCCTCGCGGGCCATCAGCGCAGGCTGCGGGTCGAGGTGGAGGACCGCTCCAGCGCGCTGCCGCGACGGCGCGAGGCGGGGGAGGCGGGGGTCTCGGGGAGGGGCCTGATGCTGATCGACCGGCTGGCGGACGTGTGGGGCGTGGAGCCGCGGGGCGGCGGCAAGTGCGTGTGGTGCGAGTTCGTCATGGGGTAG
- a CDS encoding DUF6777 domain-containing protein, whose translation MHAPSLPTPRQASRRHRPAGAALFALLGLFAAACGGSDEPKGAPGSESQEVHLQPVAAAGRDPFTASSATAESAPVQPPLPNPTGQGIRTVNAATPGLYGGTQRLGSCDVEQQVRFLTADNAKARAFAQASDIEQATLPDYLRGLTPVVLRADTRVTNHGFRDGRADSFQSVLQAGTAVLVDDHGMPRVRCGCGNPLASPRAPKGSPVHKGDPWSGYQPNQVVVIEPTTHVINNLVIVNIADNTWIERKRGDDGAQDRAPQVVPPYDPANGIPNGPVTPPGAASADPCRRPDENGRDRSLPPTSPSAAPDGGPSAPGSGATDCPTNPPASQSAPGENRLPSPGVPSDPATRPQQPQSEIPPDVSGELSDLPSDLPSDDLSDTPYDVPSDIPSDLTTQDPGDQEFPLDPDGSTVQPSDPHDPYADPYADPDLQPQPSDEGYPLESA comes from the coding sequence GTGCACGCACCGTCACTTCCGACACCTCGTCAGGCGTCGCGCCGTCACCGACCGGCCGGCGCCGCCCTCTTCGCCCTCCTCGGGCTGTTCGCCGCGGCGTGCGGCGGTTCGGACGAGCCGAAGGGCGCGCCCGGATCCGAGAGCCAGGAGGTCCACCTCCAGCCCGTGGCCGCCGCAGGCCGCGACCCCTTCACCGCCTCCTCGGCCACCGCCGAGTCGGCCCCCGTACAGCCCCCGCTGCCCAACCCGACGGGACAGGGCATCCGCACCGTCAACGCGGCCACCCCCGGCCTGTACGGCGGCACCCAGCGGCTCGGCAGCTGCGACGTCGAACAGCAGGTCCGCTTCCTGACCGCCGACAACGCCAAGGCCCGCGCCTTCGCCCAGGCCTCGGACATCGAACAGGCCACCCTCCCCGACTACCTGCGCGGCCTCACGCCCGTCGTCCTGCGCGCCGACACCCGGGTCACCAACCACGGCTTCCGGGACGGCCGCGCCGACAGCTTCCAGTCCGTCCTGCAGGCCGGTACGGCCGTCCTCGTCGACGACCACGGGATGCCCCGGGTCCGCTGCGGCTGCGGAAACCCGCTGGCCTCACCGCGCGCCCCCAAGGGCTCCCCGGTGCACAAGGGCGACCCCTGGAGCGGCTACCAGCCCAACCAGGTCGTCGTCATCGAACCCACCACCCATGTGATCAACAACCTGGTGATCGTCAACATCGCCGACAACACCTGGATCGAGCGCAAGCGGGGCGACGACGGCGCCCAGGACCGGGCCCCGCAGGTGGTGCCCCCGTACGACCCGGCGAACGGCATCCCCAACGGACCCGTCACCCCGCCCGGGGCCGCGTCCGCCGACCCGTGCCGGCGCCCGGACGAGAACGGCCGGGACCGCAGCCTGCCGCCCACCTCGCCGTCCGCCGCGCCCGACGGCGGCCCGAGCGCGCCGGGGAGCGGGGCGACCGACTGCCCGACGAATCCGCCCGCCTCGCAGAGCGCACCGGGCGAGAACAGGCTGCCGAGCCCGGGCGTGCCCTCGGACCCGGCCACCCGGCCGCAGCAGCCGCAGTCCGAGATCCCCCCGGACGTTTCGGGCGAGCTCTCCGACCTGCCCTCCGACCTGCCCTCCGACGACCTCTCCGACACCCCGTACGACGTCCCCTCGGACATCCCGTCCGACCTGACGACGCAGGATCCGGGCGACCAGGAGTTCCCTCTGGACCCCGACGGATCGACCGTCCAGCCGAGCGATCCCCACGACCCGTACGCCGACCCGTACGCCGACCCCGACCTGCAGCCGCAGCCCTCGGACGAGGGCTACCCGCTGGAGAGCGCCTGA
- a CDS encoding Fpg/Nei family DNA glycosylase, with product MPELPEVEALREYLDEHLTGRVVERVLPLAVSVLKTYDPPLTALEGQPAGTTDRYGKFLSLRIGELHLVTHLARAGWLRWQDSLPAQPPRPGKGPLALRVVLEGGGGFDLTEAGTQKRLAVYVVHDPQEVPGIARLGPDPLAEGFDRDAFAALLAGEKRQIKGVLRDQSVIAGIGNAYSDEILHAARVSPFKLAASFDEEQLTRLYEAVRDTLREAVGRAHGVAAGQLKAEKKSGLRVHGRAGEPCPVCGDTVRSVSFADSSLEYCPTCQTGGKPLADRRLSRLLK from the coding sequence ATGCCGGAACTGCCCGAGGTCGAGGCCCTGCGGGAGTACCTCGACGAGCACCTCACCGGGCGGGTGGTCGAGCGCGTCCTCCCGCTCGCGGTGAGCGTGCTCAAGACGTACGACCCGCCGCTGACCGCCCTCGAAGGACAGCCGGCCGGGACCACCGACCGGTACGGCAAGTTCCTGTCCCTGCGGATCGGCGAGCTCCACCTCGTCACCCACCTGGCCCGGGCCGGCTGGCTGCGCTGGCAGGACTCCCTGCCCGCACAGCCGCCGCGCCCCGGTAAGGGGCCGCTCGCGCTGCGCGTCGTCCTCGAGGGCGGGGGCGGCTTCGACCTCACCGAGGCCGGGACCCAGAAGCGCCTCGCCGTGTACGTGGTCCACGACCCGCAGGAGGTGCCCGGCATCGCCCGCCTCGGCCCCGACCCGCTCGCCGAGGGCTTCGACCGGGATGCCTTCGCCGCGCTGCTCGCGGGGGAGAAGCGCCAGATCAAGGGCGTCCTGCGCGACCAGAGCGTCATCGCGGGCATCGGCAACGCCTACAGCGACGAGATCCTGCACGCGGCCCGCGTCTCACCGTTCAAGCTCGCCGCGTCCTTCGACGAGGAACAGCTCACCCGGCTCTACGAGGCCGTCCGGGACACCCTGCGCGAAGCCGTCGGCCGGGCCCACGGGGTGGCCGCCGGACAGCTCAAGGCCGAGAAGAAGAGCGGCCTGCGGGTGCACGGCCGGGCCGGGGAGCCGTGCCCCGTGTGCGGGGACACCGTCCGCTCGGTGTCCTTCGCCGACTCCTCGCTGGAGTACTGCCCCACCTGCCAGACCGGCGGGAAGCCGCTCGCCGACCGGCGGCTCTCGCGCCTCCTCAAATAG
- a CDS encoding DUF1990 family protein, whose amino-acid sequence MTRLISAGRDTVSYPDRGATAHRPLPAGYHHLHHRTRLGHGRAVFEAAGTAVTTFHAHRTSGMRVRADAGAARPGSRVVVGIGFGPLRIDAPCQVIWTAYEPARIGFAYGTLAGHPECGEESFLVDIDPDGTVWFTVTAFSRPNSWYTRLAGPAVPFLQLRYARWLGHHLRKLASAR is encoded by the coding sequence ATGACCCGCCTCATCAGCGCCGGCCGGGACACCGTCAGCTACCCCGACCGGGGCGCGACGGCCCACCGGCCGCTGCCCGCCGGCTACCACCACCTCCACCACCGCACCCGCCTCGGGCACGGCCGGGCCGTCTTCGAGGCCGCCGGCACGGCGGTGACCACCTTCCACGCGCACCGGACCTCGGGCATGCGGGTGCGGGCCGACGCCGGCGCCGCCCGGCCCGGCAGCCGGGTGGTCGTCGGGATCGGCTTCGGCCCGCTGCGGATCGACGCTCCGTGCCAGGTGATCTGGACGGCGTACGAGCCCGCCCGCATCGGTTTCGCCTACGGAACGCTGGCCGGCCACCCCGAGTGCGGGGAGGAGTCCTTCCTCGTGGACATCGACCCGGACGGCACGGTGTGGTTCACGGTGACCGCCTTCAGCCGCCCGAACAGCTGGTACACCCGGCTCGCCGGCCCGGCGGTCCCCTTCCTCCAGCTGCGCTACGCACGATGGCTGGGGCACCACCTGCGCAAACTGGCCTCCGCGCGCTGA
- a CDS encoding YndJ family protein: protein MTALVNVIVTLGMFCVVPAGLRLIDPVGLRRTARLWPLLASPGALCLWLPRGGAATALAALYAAACLTLAARAPVRLLRGRSLAPPEIAVATALVSPSIAGTALVAERAGYRLFGFDLDILALTVPHFHFAGFAAALVAGLVCRSARSRDPEGRSARGRGLRDRSGGGLPHWAAYSVPAGTLLVLLGYFVGDWAELVGAVVLTGGMWAVALLTWRDVRPAARDRGTRTLLATSAAVLVATMLLALWWAAGEATGIAHPTLTWMAATHGLGNALGFALCSVLAWRRLTADRQETTP from the coding sequence GTGACGGCACTGGTGAACGTGATCGTCACCCTGGGCATGTTCTGCGTCGTCCCGGCCGGCCTGCGCCTGATCGACCCGGTGGGGCTCCGCCGGACCGCCCGGCTCTGGCCGCTGCTCGCCTCCCCCGGGGCGCTGTGCCTCTGGCTGCCGCGCGGTGGTGCCGCCACGGCGCTCGCCGCGCTGTACGCGGCGGCCTGCCTGACACTGGCGGCGCGTGCCCCGGTCCGGCTGCTGCGCGGCCGCTCCCTCGCCCCGCCCGAGATCGCGGTCGCCACCGCGCTGGTCTCGCCCTCGATCGCCGGGACCGCCCTGGTCGCCGAGCGCGCCGGGTACCGGCTGTTCGGCTTCGACCTCGACATCCTGGCGCTGACCGTGCCGCACTTCCACTTCGCCGGGTTCGCGGCCGCCCTGGTCGCCGGGCTGGTGTGCCGATCCGCCCGGAGCCGAGACCCCGAAGGCCGATCCGCCCGCGGCCGAGGCCTCCGGGACCGGTCCGGCGGCGGGCTGCCGCACTGGGCGGCGTACAGCGTGCCCGCGGGCACCCTGCTCGTGCTCCTCGGCTACTTCGTCGGCGACTGGGCGGAGCTGGTGGGCGCGGTGGTCCTGACCGGCGGGATGTGGGCCGTGGCCCTGCTGACCTGGCGGGACGTCCGGCCCGCCGCCCGGGACCGGGGCACGCGGACGCTGCTCGCGACCTCGGCGGCCGTCCTGGTGGCCACGATGCTGCTCGCCCTGTGGTGGGCGGCCGGCGAGGCCACCGGGATCGCCCACCCCACCCTGACCTGGATGGCCGCCACCCACGGCCTCGGAAACGCCCTCGGATTCGCCCTGTGCTCGGTGCTGGCCTGGCGCCGACTGACCGCAGACCGACAGGAGACCACGCCATGA